The DNA sequence aatcaatttgatacctcagtttaattttttgtaactttttgttaaaattgatcacgtgtggtgcagtattttatggggttataataatattttacacaaaaaactatttttcaattattttttattttactttgttaattctcttcttcttcttctatctctgcctctctctctcttcccatttttctttgtttctttagaagttgggaaacatccgaactttatttgtttctacgattgatggtagaattgaaattgaatggaagatatatttttttaattctatagaagaagaagattgggttatagatgattgatggccctctgaccacaaatcacttcaatttttgtgcttgattttgcatttgatttaacaaagaagttaaaaaaaagggctaaatactgactactacgtagtttgggtccaaaatcaattcaatctctaaacttctaatttcatcaagaacactgctgcactttcaattttgaactaataggtccaatttgttagtcttcagacaattgagtcatttaacttgttgacgtggctcatatatgacctatgttttatgatgaggtgttgaggtggcctgcatagtcaattttggagtgagtcctactattagaaatctattaaataaatagtttttcaacaaataatccaactataacttgaactcataacagaatattaatgaattggacctattagatcaaaattgaaaatacaggggtgtttttattgaaattagaagtccagggactgaattgattttggacctaaaccacagagtagtaactagtatttagccctaaaaaataaactgaggtatcaaattgatttgtttttaaaactttaggtatcattttgatcacttttgaaagttgagtatcaagttgatttgtttttaaaaatttaggtatcattttgatcacttttaaaaatttaggtatcattttgatcacttttgaaagttgggtatcattttatCCGGTGaaaaaaagttttgaccctagtggtgggttttactctattttttttagtggccaaaaacaaaacaatcccAAAAATTGCCCTAGTCAGGAAGTATTCTATTACAATAAATACATGATACGAATGAAAACACAACTCTTTTTTCGATCTGGTTGCATGACATGTGAATGTGATTACACTATCATGATTGAGAGTACAATGTATGTCCTATCTTTTTCCTCACCGACCATATAGACATATGGATATGGCGTCTGATTATGCAGGACTGCAGGACTGCTCAGACCAAACTCCACAAGAAATCCCAAAACACcaaattcaaatatttttcCAGAAATTATAAAGATCTCAAAGGGAAAGCGAAAAACCAAAACTCCACAGCTGTAAATGCATGTCTTTTAGCCTTGGAACTGATCCCCATCATCATCCCCATGTCTTGTGGGGTTAATTTTCCTCTGTGGCCTTTTGCTGTTTGGGGTTCCTTGTCCTTTTTATCCCATCTCTTGTTTTGCTGTTTGGGACTCTactctctctctaattctctaaTCGAGGTTCGAGTTGTTCCTTTTTTGAAAATACCTCCCTCCTTTTGCTTTTGCCTCTGCATTTCTCATTTGTCCACGTTCCATCACCTCAAAAATCCCACTGAAGAAAAATCAAACTGTATATATATGTCAATCATTCTGTTACTGATTTGACTCCCTCTCTTGGTTTCTTTACAATACTATATAATTCAATCCCCAGTTATATTTGGCAACACAGACACGCTTCCACTTAGTCCATCTCTCAATTCTCTCAAATGGGTTTTCGCTACACCACCAGTTCTATCATCTTTCTGCTGATTTTGAGCTCTACCCAGATAAGATTCATGGCTGAAAGCAGAGTACTTCTCAAGAAGGATGACACTTCCCAGGTGTGTGTTTATTAATGTCAATCTTCCTACTACTCTACTCTTTAGTTTCTGTTTTGCATTCAACTTCTAGACTTTGTCTACTATGTTATGCAAACATCGGTGTTGAATGCATTTATAAACCATAGAATTGGAAATCACTTGAATACCAAACCAAATCGAGATTGAAAATGCGTTTAACACTCATATTCAACAACATCATGGAATTGGCGAACTTTTCGGATAATGtgtatttattttgtgtttgtatGTTTTCAATAGACAGTGAATGAAGACAGTAAGGCAAGACTGAGAGCACAAATTGGTTCAAGGCCTCCAAGGTGTGAAGGAAGGTGCAGCTCATGTGGCCCTTGTGAGGCAATTCAAGTTCCTAACAATTTTCAAGCCAAACCAGGTAAAAGGAACTCTTCATCAGTTGTATCCAACATTGCATATGCTAGAGGAGGCGAGTATTCAAGCAACTACAAGCCCATGAGTTGGAAATGCAAATGTGGCACCGTCATCTTCAACCCCTGATCAAGATTGATTCATCATCTTCACTATTACCACTTGATTTTAGGGTGGATTTGGAGCATACCCATTATTGGATATTAATTGTAAATGGATGATACTAGTAGCTAAGATTAATCAAATTTTGGTTCTTGAATTTGAATCCATGCAATCcagctagctagcctattaacCTCTAATGCTTCTTCTGTAATATGTGTGATTAGCATGTATAATATACTAGAGCAAATATTATTGCTTATTTGCTTGGAACCTGATTTTGTTTGGATTCCTTTTTGATGTCATCTATTTCTTGATCTGTGTGTTTTGGAAAGTGACAATTATTAGCCTTTGTTTTTGTGATGAAGGGATTTCACAGCTCACTGAGAAAGTAGATGACGGACAATACTTGGTATGAAATCTTGTAGTCTGTGAGACTTATAACCTGTTCACCACGCCACCGTTCCGTTTTCCCAAGACGAGAATCCGTTTGCGTTTGCATTTGCATTGAGAAAGATAGATAACGTAACCAAATAACCATTTTACAGTTACCAATAGAAGGCTAGCTAGCTACTCTATCCCTTCTTTATCTTAACAACTTTTACGTCACTGCTCAAGTTTTTCATCATGTTCAAATGTTCAATACAAATTTTGGGCGGCGAATTAGCTTTCTGTTGAATTGATAGCCCTGGAAATGTTTAGAGTTCAATGAAGCTCGATGCGAACCGTTATGTGCTGTGGATAACTATAACTGGATAACGATTGAATTTTACACCACTCTAAACCATTGGAGCCTCTGTACTTTCTCACTTGAGTAAAGAAGTCACGTGCGGGAGTGAAGCTAAATTCCGGAGTCTAAAGTGGGAATGTTGGTTCGAAAGTCCAGGACCTGCAAAACTGAAATAAGCAGAGGCTGGGGACAGTGAAAGCAACAGATTCTGATTCTCCATGCATATTTCTCTCCAGTTTTTTGTgcattctattttctttttcctcagcCACTAATAACAAATAGCATTGAAACTTCTCCATCCCTTGGCCAAGGACAAACAGTACTGGTTTGTATGGGCGCTGTTTGATAGAGATGGGGAGAGTCTGTGAGTCGGAATCTGATAAGAGTATAACAGGGTTAACAGCCACCGTTAAGGTCTTCTCGAAGTTTGCACCAGCTGAGTGATCAAATCCAAAGCAACTTTGTGTAAAAAGCCGTGTATTCGGCAACAGACGTCAATGTTGTCAGGTGTCACCAACACTGTGGTTTGATGTTATTGAACCTGGTGACTGATTATTCTTATCAATCAAAGGTTTGCTAAATTAAGCAAAGCTACattttcaacaaaaattaaGCGAAGCTATTATATGCCTGAAACTTCTGCCATCCACCTCGGGTGGCTATGCAACTGAGTCTCTTTGCCGTTGATCTATGGCTGAGTAGATCTGGAGCAAATTTGGCCGTCCATTTTCTGCTAGTGTGGGTTTAGAGTTAACGTAGTGTGAGTTTGTGAAACAAGAAGTGGGACCGAGCTTGAGAGGTAGGAATAGATATGGAGGGGTAAGCATCCATCGATGGCAAACTCATGATCTCCTCCTCCAATTGATCAAAAGTTTATTACCATGAAAATCGAGTTCAAAGACTTCAACAACAGTTTCGCAATTCGCACAGATCAAATCTCACATCTCTCCTccgcccaaaccatcaccaacCCCGCCGAGATCCTATCCGATTCCGGCAACAAATCCATATCCCTCGCAATCAGTCGTCTCCCCGTCACCGGAATCAAGAAGTACCCGTGCAAGGACTCGAGTCGAGGGTGAAGCCAGATCGTGTTTgatttaggggggtgtattgtatttggatttgtgtggagtttttttaaatgatagactttttcaaaagtCTATGGATTCTATAAAAAGTtcatagacttttattgattttttaaaaACCATTGACTTTTACTGATTTTTAGCACAGATTTTTACTGATTTGTAAAAATCTACAGACTTTATATGAATGACTTATGTAGATTTCACAAtacttataaaaaagaaaaaccaagctaGTTTATTAGTCAGAGAATAAAATACGATGCCATAGCTATGTTAACTAATGACCATTAGCGTAGGAATCAGAGAAGCTCAAATAATGTcatgaaacaaacatataagaaaataaaggaaaagcctccaaatataatcaaccaaaccaaaagatatccaaaaaagagaagggaaaaaaaaacacattgatGAAGTTTCATGCCAAATAAGCAGACGTCTTTGAAATAATGATATGATTTATTCTTCTCcctcattttcactttcttgattgtcattgttttcattgttggcaTTTGGTTGGGCATCTGTCCACATATGAGTAGCAATACTCATTCTCCATTCATTAGCATTCTCTCTTTGCTGATCTTGCTGCTCAACATACACATAATATTCTCAGAGCATAAAAAAGAAcactaaaattttagaaaaagaaaataaataacctGACATAATTTTATCAGCCATTGCCGACTTTAGTGGTGGCCAACATTGGCTTCAAATTAAGGGTTAAAgcaaaatttgaatgaaaattaataactCTGTATAGATTCACCCAAAGCTTGAACCAAATCGCACCTCTGACATTACTATCATTTTAAGAAAGTTGACATGAGATTGTCAACATAAGTCCCATCTCAATGCAGGGTAAAATCACACACACTATTAGGTATAGAAAAGAAGTTCTggcatgaaggaaaaaaaaaaaaaaaccacccacCGTTTGGCTAATCTACCCGAACTTAAGAGCCACAAGGGCAAAGcagtagcaaaaaaaaagagaaccatGCCATATAGGACAgcaacaaatacaaaagaaacagaaaacctagcgagaaaaacaaagaagaagaaacatacgCAGCAAACAAGTGACGACAATAGCAATAACCGCAATAGTATGCAGGACTATGATCGAACCGTAAAAGCATTAGGCATATACATTATTTGGCTTTGTTTTAGGAGTTGATGATAATATTAGGGTTCCAagcatcacaattgaaaaaaaaaaaattcaaactcaacaacaacaatgaacatgttaggtattagaggttgatatcacaaaataatagagaaaagaaaaaagaaatcatgaaagagagatgatggaggacCAACCTTGAACgcgcagagagaagaactttgacagACTTTTCCAcgctcaaaatctttgctctggtggctggaaaaatattggaatttggtatttatacttaacactacaaagtccatgattttccatgattttctaattccgtatgtatgaatgatattttgaatacccctaaacttctattcatttttaaaagtcctaattgaatacccctagactttggtggaattcataaagattttttaaaatcctaattgaatacacccagacttttatagactgttaaaagtctctattgaatacacccagacttttaaattccatggatttctttaaaagtgccagtaattccatatacaatacaccccctttAGAATATATGAACTTCGGAGTTAAATTTCGAGCGGATTTGATGGGTGAACAGTTGGACAAGTGTGTAGTAGATCGACAACGATTTCACGGGGTTTATGGAGGAGGTCGAAGAAGCTCAGATAAACTAGTCCATTGGGCCTTGATTTGTATGTTGAACCCAGAACAGGGTTTCCTTGATAATAAAATTACCCAACCCAATTAAACTAAACAGAAGACAATTAAATGCCATTTACAACGGTGCAGTGGCTGAAGGCACATAGTATTACGgaatttgcttttttttttttgttgtccttttttccttttcacaaaatataataaattgaatttgctACTAAAAATTTGTTAGATATTTTTTTCGTTTCGACGACAttagtaaataaaaataaaatggaaagaaatttttttaaataaataaataaattttctaGTTAAGGTTGATTTGATTAAATGTTATTCATAATTTAACATTTTAAGTGTTTAGAAAAACTAACCATCAAAGTTAAATCTCTCCGGTTGTTGTACATGAGTAATAGGGTATACCATATGAGAATTGGTCATGAAAAGTGCTCTTATAGTATTCATGATGGATTGACAAATTGTGTTTTAGTGTTTAGGGTTAGTGAGACATTGTGGTTGACCGACTAGATTGTTGTTGAAATAAAGTTGAAAATAGATAATATTTTAAAAATGAGCATAAAATATTTCAACCATtgcatccaacggtcggttttcctaAAATCTTATGTCTTGATGGAGTTACCCTTAGAGGAATGTAATTAATGAATATAGTGTTATTAAGGTGTCATCGGTTGACCATATGGATCGAAGTCAAAAGATGAtgaaattgattgattttttttacaaTAAACATATAATATTTTAatcatctcatccaacggttggtttgaAAAAATTCAATTTACTCTTCCTTGTTATTTTTTAAAAGTCCGCGTCAATGTATAAGCAATGTAAAAGTTATACAACACTA is a window from the Rosa chinensis cultivar Old Blush chromosome 2, RchiOBHm-V2, whole genome shotgun sequence genome containing:
- the LOC112184052 gene encoding EPIDERMAL PATTERNING FACTOR-like protein 2 is translated as MGFRYTTSSIIFLLILSSTQIRFMAESRVLLKKDDTSQTVNEDSKARLRAQIGSRPPRCEGRCSSCGPCEAIQVPNNFQAKPGKRNSSSVVSNIAYARGGEYSSNYKPMSWKCKCGTVIFNP